A genomic stretch from Candidatus Omnitrophota bacterium includes:
- the carA gene encoding glutamine-hydrolyzing carbamoyl-phosphate synthase small subunit codes for MEAILALEDGRIFKGQSFGAKGESYGEVVFNTSMAGYQEVLTDPSYKGQIVTMTYPLIGNYGINDEDSESRKPFLEGFVVKECSKIASNWRSKKTLGDYLKDNNILGIEGIDTRSLTMHIRQSGAMKAVLSTEDLNETNLIKKAKASPGLVGIDLIKEVIPSKPYEWNAKGRFKVIVLDCGAKFNIMRELARNDCKVTVVPATTSAKEILDLKPHGIMLSNGPGDPGALPYIVKTVQGLIGKLPIFGICLGHQMLGQAFGGKTYKLKFGHHGGNQPVKDLKTGKVAITVQNHGFCVDINTLNTKELEITHINLNDETLEGIRHKKLPIFSVQFHPEACPGPKDAEYLFGRFVELMKKN; via the coding sequence ATGGAAGCTATATTAGCTTTAGAGGACGGCCGTATATTCAAGGGCCAATCTTTCGGCGCCAAAGGCGAAAGTTACGGCGAAGTCGTCTTTAATACCAGCATGGCCGGTTACCAGGAAGTGCTGACAGATCCATCTTACAAAGGCCAGATCGTCACGATGACGTATCCGCTGATAGGTAATTACGGCATCAATGATGAAGACTCCGAATCCCGCAAACCGTTCCTTGAAGGCTTCGTAGTAAAAGAGTGTTCGAAGATCGCATCTAACTGGCGCAGTAAAAAGACGCTCGGGGACTACCTCAAAGACAACAACATTCTGGGCATAGAAGGCATCGATACGCGCAGCCTTACTATGCATATAAGGCAATCCGGCGCCATGAAGGCGGTCCTGTCCACCGAAGACCTGAATGAAACAAATCTCATTAAAAAGGCAAAGGCATCGCCGGGGCTCGTCGGTATAGACCTGATAAAAGAAGTTATCCCATCTAAGCCTTACGAGTGGAACGCCAAAGGGCGCTTTAAAGTCATCGTTCTCGACTGCGGAGCCAAATTTAATATAATGCGCGAGCTTGCGCGTAATGACTGCAAAGTAACGGTAGTCCCCGCCACTACGAGCGCAAAAGAGATATTGGACCTGAAGCCTCACGGCATAATGCTGTCTAACGGCCCCGGCGATCCCGGAGCGCTTCCTTACATTGTAAAGACAGTACAGGGCCTGATCGGTAAATTGCCGATCTTCGGAATATGCCTCGGACACCAGATGCTCGGCCAGGCATTCGGCGGAAAGACCTACAAGTTAAAATTCGGGCACCATGGGGGAAATCAGCCGGTCAAGGACCTGAAGACCGGCAAGGTAGCCATCACCGTCCAAAACCACGGATTCTGCGTCGATATCAACACATTGAATACAAAAGAGCTCGAGATCACGCATATAAACCTGAACGATGAGACTCTTGAAGGCATCAGACATAAGAAACTCCCGATATTTTCTGTACAGTTTCACCCGGAGGCGTGCCCGGGCCCCAAGGACGCTGAATACCTGTTCGGAAGATTCGTAGAATTGATGAAGAAGAACTGA
- a CDS encoding FMN-binding glutamate synthase family protein, translating to MNLRCPGGNDASRTFNRSKNVVPSSGLCSRCLEACRGNCEVFKSSFRGREVIYPGPFGEMTAGGDKDYPVDYSHLNIQGYASGAKGLPKGVEGNPDTATFPSVNTETEYGWDKKVKMRLPIFTGALGSTEIARKNWEHFAVGAAISGVTLVCGENVCGIDPKLELDSKGKITSAPDMDRRIELYRRFQEGYGEILVQMNVEDTRLGVAEYVHKKHKLDTIELKWGQGAKCIGGEIKVNSLDRAKELKKRGYIVTPDPTVHSNQMAFKDGAIKEFERHSRLGFVSYDGFMDEVKRLRNIGFKRITLKTGAYSMVELAQAIKFSSEAKIDLLTIDGSSGGTGMSPWRMMQEWGIPTFYLQSLAYEFCEKLSKKKARIPSIAIAGGFALEDHVFKVLAMGAPYVKAVCMGRALMIPGFVGKNIETWIKDGKLPPNIAEFGMKPEEIFVTYDELKEKYGSDMKDIPLGAVGIYTFSQRIKVGLQQLMAGSRNFSLNTISRKDLMALTEEAAKVSGISCVMDAYRKEAEMVLDGKTSKQSKTSLTRTRVMV from the coding sequence ATGAACCTGCGTTGTCCGGGTGGAAACGATGCAAGCCGCACGTTCAACCGCTCAAAGAACGTCGTGCCAAGTTCAGGTCTATGTTCAAGATGCCTTGAAGCATGCCGCGGAAATTGCGAAGTATTTAAGTCCTCGTTCAGAGGCAGGGAAGTTATCTACCCCGGGCCCTTCGGTGAAATGACAGCGGGCGGGGACAAGGATTATCCGGTAGATTATTCACATCTAAATATTCAGGGATACGCCTCCGGCGCAAAAGGGCTGCCTAAAGGCGTGGAAGGTAATCCTGATACGGCCACCTTTCCTTCAGTAAACACTGAGACAGAGTACGGCTGGGACAAAAAAGTGAAGATGCGCCTTCCGATCTTCACCGGCGCGCTCGGCTCGACCGAGATAGCGAGGAAGAACTGGGAACATTTCGCCGTCGGAGCCGCTATTTCCGGCGTTACGCTTGTATGCGGTGAAAACGTCTGCGGGATCGACCCTAAGCTGGAGCTCGACTCAAAAGGCAAGATCACAAGCGCGCCGGATATGGACAGGCGCATAGAGCTGTACAGACGGTTCCAGGAAGGCTATGGCGAAATACTCGTTCAGATGAACGTCGAGGATACGAGACTGGGGGTCGCCGAATACGTCCACAAAAAGCATAAGCTCGACACTATAGAGCTTAAGTGGGGACAGGGAGCGAAGTGCATCGGCGGTGAGATCAAAGTCAATTCGCTCGACAGAGCAAAAGAGCTTAAGAAGCGCGGTTATATCGTTACTCCCGACCCGACCGTGCATTCGAACCAGATGGCATTCAAGGACGGCGCCATAAAAGAGTTCGAGAGGCATTCAAGACTCGGGTTCGTTTCTTATGACGGGTTCATGGATGAGGTCAAACGATTAAGAAATATAGGATTCAAACGCATCACGCTTAAGACCGGCGCCTACTCGATGGTAGAACTCGCGCAGGCCATTAAATTCTCGTCCGAGGCGAAGATCGACCTTCTGACGATAGACGGCTCTTCCGGCGGAACGGGCATGAGCCCCTGGAGGATGATGCAGGAATGGGGAATACCGACATTCTATCTGCAGTCTCTCGCATATGAGTTCTGCGAAAAGCTGTCGAAGAAGAAGGCGAGGATCCCCAGCATAGCTATCGCCGGCGGATTCGCCCTCGAGGATCATGTATTCAAAGTGCTCGCGATGGGCGCGCCTTACGTGAAAGCCGTCTGCATGGGCAGGGCTCTGATGATCCCCGGCTTCGTCGGAAAGAATATCGAAACCTGGATCAAAGACGGTAAACTGCCGCCGAACATTGCGGAGTTTGGAATGAAACCGGAAGAGATCTTCGTAACATACGACGAGCTTAAAGAAAAGTATGGCAGCGACATGAAGGACATACCTCTCGGAGCGGTCGGAATTTACACGTTCTCTCAGCGGATAAAGGTGGGCCTGCAGCAGCTTATGGCAGGGTCGAGAAACTTCTCGTTAAACACGATATCGAGAAAAGACCTGATGGCCCTGACGGAAGAAGCCGCAAAAGTCTCCGGCATCTCTTGTGTTATGGATGCCTACAGGAAAGAGGCTGAAATGGTTCTGGATGGGAAGACATCGAAGCAATCGAAAACTTCCTTGACACGAACCAGGGTTATGGTATAA
- a CDS encoding PLD nuclease N-terminal domain-containing protein — MTGIVALIVLVLDIIAIVDILKSSADTGNKALWLILIIVLPVIGMVLYFLLGKKK, encoded by the coding sequence ATGACAGGAATAGTTGCGCTTATAGTTTTGGTTCTGGATATTATTGCCATTGTCGATATCCTGAAAAGCTCTGCGGATACAGGCAATAAAGCATTATGGCTCATTCTGATAATCGTTTTACCTGTTATCGGCATGGTTCTCTATTTTCTACTTGGCAAGAAGAAATAG
- a CDS encoding response regulator: protein MGTKILVVDDEHDILKMLRIRLEKNGYTVITASNGNECIEKAVEEKPNVILLDVLLSGQSGFEVSKMLKANAKTKDIPIIMVTALLGESVQRHGIASGAEYLISKPFDPDDLLWEIEDVLKNKTVSLGVPEGAKEK from the coding sequence ATGGGGACAAAAATTTTGGTAGTAGATGATGAGCATGATATACTGAAAATGCTTAGAATTCGTTTAGAAAAAAACGGGTATACGGTTATCACCGCGTCTAACGGGAATGAATGTATCGAAAAAGCTGTCGAGGAAAAGCCGAACGTCATACTGCTAGACGTGCTGTTGTCGGGGCAAAGCGGCTTTGAAGTGAGTAAGATGCTCAAAGCAAATGCTAAAACGAAAGACATACCTATTATTATGGTAACGGCACTGCTCGGAGAATCTGTGCAGCGGCACGGAATAGCGAGTGGAGCAGAATACTTAATAAGCAAACCATTTGACCCGGATGACCTTCTGTGGGAAATCGAAGACGTCTTAAAAAACAAAACAGTAAGCCTTGGGGTTCCGGAAGGCGCTAAAGAAAAGTAG
- a CDS encoding response regulator: protein MKLLIIDDDHDLVKMMKCQFVSSGYTVETAFAGYEVLGLVKSGYVPDVIILDLYLPEISGIELIATLINRWEFARIYIHSGHTENAKAFSRSVCGCFHKGVHSVKDIIKAIGR from the coding sequence ATGAAACTCTTAATCATTGATGACGACCATGACCTTGTAAAGATGATGAAATGTCAATTTGTGAGTTCGGGTTATACGGTAGAGACAGCGTTTGCAGGCTACGAGGTGTTGGGATTGGTTAAGTCGGGATATGTTCCTGATGTCATTATCCTGGATCTATATCTGCCTGAAATAAGCGGAATAGAGCTCATAGCAACGCTTATAAACAGGTGGGAGTTTGCCAGGATTTATATTCACTCTGGACATACGGAGAACGCTAAAGCGTTTTCTCGTTCAGTATGCGGATGTTTTCATAAGGGAGTACATTCGGTGAAGGATATAATAAAAGCGATAGGGAGATGA
- a CDS encoding CTP synthase: MTKYIFTTGGVISSLGKGIASASIAKILESRGLKVSLIKLDPYINVDPGTMNPYQHGEVYVTEDGAETDLDLGHYERFTSAQMTKFNNVTTGQVYNTVILKERRGDYLGKTIQVIPHITDEIKERIKKAAQVSDADILIVEIGGTVGDIESLPFLEAARQFRLDVGYNNALYIHLTLIPYVRSAGEIKTKPTQHSVGKLREIGIQPDVLLCRTEKPLSDDIKDKISLFCNVRKGAVIEAPDAETIYEVPLIFKDQGLDKILLNHFNIKCKSTNLKKWRTMVVDRILKPKEKVTVAVVGKYIGLQDAYKSIYESLVHAGISNNTKVIIKKVDSEDVERIGADRLLGGVSGILVPGGFGYRGIEGKIKTIKYAREHKIPFFGLCLGMQCAVIEFARNKCGLKSANSTEFEPDTKDPVISLLEEQKGIKDMGGTMRLGVYPCEIKRPSAAFKAYGKDLVLERHRHRYEFNNKYRDLFSKNGMVFSGIYPNKNLVEMVEIKGHPYFIAVQYHPEFKSKPDRPHPLFRDFIKAALKK; this comes from the coding sequence ATGACAAAATATATATTCACCACTGGCGGTGTGATTTCGAGTCTAGGTAAAGGAATCGCCTCAGCGTCTATAGCCAAGATTTTGGAGTCAAGAGGCCTTAAAGTCTCTCTCATTAAGCTCGATCCTTATATAAACGTAGACCCCGGCACCATGAATCCGTATCAGCATGGAGAGGTCTACGTCACGGAAGACGGCGCCGAGACGGATCTCGATCTCGGCCATTATGAACGTTTCACAAGCGCTCAGATGACAAAATTTAATAACGTCACCACCGGCCAGGTTTACAATACTGTAATACTCAAAGAGAGGCGCGGAGACTACCTCGGCAAGACCATCCAGGTCATTCCGCATATAACCGACGAAATAAAGGAACGGATAAAGAAAGCGGCTCAGGTATCTGACGCTGATATTTTAATAGTGGAGATAGGCGGCACCGTCGGTGACATCGAAAGCCTTCCGTTCCTGGAAGCCGCCAGACAATTCCGCCTCGATGTCGGTTATAATAACGCTCTATATATACACCTGACGCTGATCCCATATGTGCGCTCGGCCGGCGAAATAAAGACAAAACCCACTCAGCACTCTGTAGGTAAACTACGCGAAATAGGCATACAGCCAGACGTCTTGCTGTGCCGCACGGAAAAACCGCTTTCCGACGACATAAAAGATAAGATATCTCTATTCTGCAATGTCCGCAAAGGGGCTGTCATCGAGGCGCCTGACGCCGAAACGATATATGAAGTGCCCCTGATATTCAAGGACCAGGGGCTTGACAAGATACTGCTGAACCACTTCAATATCAAATGCAAATCCACTAACCTTAAGAAGTGGCGCACAATGGTTGTGGACAGGATCCTGAAACCAAAAGAGAAGGTGACCGTTGCCGTGGTAGGTAAGTATATTGGTTTGCAGGATGCCTACAAATCCATTTATGAATCTCTCGTACACGCGGGTATATCTAATAACACTAAGGTGATCATAAAAAAGGTTGACTCTGAAGATGTAGAGAGAATTGGAGCGGACAGGCTGCTTGGCGGCGTATCCGGTATACTTGTGCCGGGGGGCTTCGGCTACCGCGGTATAGAAGGCAAGATCAAAACCATAAAATACGCCAGAGAGCACAAAATACCATTCTTCGGGCTGTGTCTGGGAATGCAGTGCGCGGTGATAGAATTCGCGCGAAACAAGTGCGGCCTGAAAAGCGCCAATTCCACCGAATTCGAACCGGACACAAAAGATCCTGTGATCAGCTTGCTCGAGGAGCAGAAGGGCATAAAAGACATGGGCGGAACCATGAGATTGGGCGTCTACCCGTGCGAGATAAAGAGGCCTTCCGCCGCATTCAAAGCATACGGTAAGGACCTCGTCCTGGAGCGCCACCGCCATAGATATGAGTTCAATAATAAATACAGGGATCTCTTCTCCAAAAACGGCATGGTCTTCTCCGGCATATATCCGAATAAGAATCTCGTAGAGATGGTCGAGATAAAAGGCCATCCTTACTTTATAGCCGTCCAGTACCACCCTGAATTCAAGTCAAAGCCGGATAGGCCGCATCCGCTATTCCGCGACTTCATCAAAGCCGCGCTCAAAAAATAG
- a CDS encoding response regulator: MAQKILVVDDEPDVLKIILLRLKKTGYEVTGARDGREALDLARQIIPDLIILDFHLPDMNGDVVAGILRGDKDMKHIPIILISATVTSIDQRAKECGANGCIAKPFEPKELIDAVKKILG, encoded by the coding sequence ATGGCACAGAAGATCCTGGTCGTCGATGATGAGCCGGATGTGTTAAAGATCATATTATTAAGATTAAAGAAGACCGGTTATGAGGTGACAGGCGCCAGAGACGGCCGGGAGGCGCTGGATCTGGCGCGCCAAATTATCCCTGACCTTATTATACTCGATTTCCATCTACCGGACATGAACGGTGATGTTGTTGCCGGAATTTTAAGAGGGGATAAGGATATGAAGCATATCCCTATAATCCTGATCTCTGCCACCGTCACATCTATTGACCAAAGAGCTAAGGAATGCGGCGCTAACGGGTGCATTGCCAAGCCATTCGAGCCTAAAGAATTAATAGACGCAGTAAAGAAGATACTGGGATAA
- the carB gene encoding carbamoyl-phosphate synthase large subunit, with product MPKRTDLKKILIIGSGPIVIGQACEFDYSGSQACKVLRQEGYKVILINSNPATIMTDPELADKTYIEPITVDAIRKIIERERPDALLPTLGGQTALNVAVGLDKAGVLKKYRVTMIGANIKAIKKAEDRHLFKEAMQKIGLDLPESGKAYNLNEAISVAEKIGFPIIIRPSFTLGGTGGAVAYNMEEFRELAKIGLDSSMISEVLIEESVIGWKEFELEVMRDKKDNVVVICSIENFDPMGVHTGDSITVAPAQTLTDKEYQVMRNAAIACIREIGVETGGSNIQFAINPDNGRMVVIEMNPRVSRSSALASKATGFPIAKIAAKLAVGYTLDEIPNDITKETPACFEPSIDYCVVKIPRFTFEKFPAADPTLTISMKSVGEAMSIGRTFKESLQKGLRSLEIKKSGLESLLFKNYPREIKADDDTLNIIYEKLRKPNCDRIFYIGDAIRAGVSIDKIYELTCIDRWFLYNIKEIIELEKEITRKGSPITAKLLKTAKEFGFSDRQIALLTGVTEDEISALRKTHNIKPDYKLVDTCAAEFQAYTPYYYSTYDSQ from the coding sequence ATGCCAAAACGCACAGACCTGAAAAAGATATTGATAATAGGCTCCGGCCCCATAGTGATAGGGCAGGCCTGCGAGTTCGACTATTCCGGCTCACAGGCCTGTAAGGTCCTGAGGCAGGAAGGTTACAAAGTGATCCTGATAAATTCTAACCCCGCGACTATCATGACGGATCCCGAGCTTGCGGATAAAACTTACATCGAACCGATCACCGTGGACGCGATAAGGAAGATCATCGAAAGAGAGCGGCCCGACGCTCTTCTTCCGACTCTGGGCGGACAGACAGCGTTGAACGTCGCAGTGGGGCTTGATAAAGCCGGAGTTTTGAAAAAATACAGGGTCACTATGATAGGTGCCAATATAAAAGCGATAAAGAAGGCGGAAGACAGGCATCTCTTTAAAGAGGCCATGCAGAAGATAGGGCTGGACCTTCCGGAGAGCGGTAAGGCCTATAACCTTAATGAGGCGATCTCGGTCGCCGAAAAGATCGGTTTTCCTATAATAATAAGGCCGAGCTTCACTCTGGGCGGAACGGGCGGGGCTGTCGCTTATAACATGGAAGAGTTCAGGGAACTGGCGAAGATAGGGCTGGACTCCAGCATGATAAGCGAAGTGCTCATCGAGGAATCCGTGATCGGCTGGAAAGAGTTTGAGCTCGAGGTCATGAGAGACAAGAAGGATAATGTCGTCGTCATATGCTCTATAGAGAACTTTGATCCTATGGGCGTGCATACCGGAGATTCGATAACTGTCGCGCCGGCCCAAACGTTGACCGACAAGGAATACCAGGTCATGAGGAACGCGGCAATAGCCTGCATAAGGGAGATAGGCGTCGAAACCGGCGGATCCAACATACAGTTTGCCATAAACCCCGATAACGGACGTATGGTCGTAATAGAGATGAACCCCCGCGTTTCAAGAAGCTCAGCGCTGGCCTCAAAGGCAACGGGCTTTCCCATAGCGAAGATCGCGGCTAAGCTCGCGGTCGGATACACGCTCGATGAGATACCTAACGATATCACTAAAGAGACTCCCGCATGTTTTGAACCGTCGATCGATTACTGCGTCGTGAAGATACCGCGCTTCACTTTCGAAAAGTTCCCTGCGGCCGATCCGACGCTAACTATATCGATGAAATCCGTAGGGGAGGCGATGTCGATCGGCAGGACCTTCAAGGAGTCCCTGCAGAAGGGCCTGAGATCTCTTGAAATAAAGAAGAGCGGTCTTGAAAGCCTGCTCTTTAAAAATTATCCTCGGGAGATAAAGGCCGACGACGACACATTGAACATCATCTATGAAAAGCTGAGAAAACCCAACTGCGACAGGATATTCTATATCGGGGATGCCATAAGAGCCGGAGTGTCTATAGACAAGATCTATGAGTTGACCTGTATCGACAGGTGGTTCCTGTATAACATAAAAGAGATAATTGAACTCGAAAAAGAGATCACCCGGAAAGGGAGCCCCATCACCGCAAAACTGCTAAAGACAGCAAAAGAGTTCGGTTTCAGCGACCGCCAGATAGCGCTCCTGACCGGAGTTACCGAGGATGAGATCTCCGCCTTGAGAAAGACCCACAACATTAAACCGGACTATAAGCTGGTCGACACCTGCGCTGCGGAATTTCAGGCATACACGCCGTACTATTACTCCACCTACGACAGTCAGTAA
- a CDS encoding patatin-like phospholipase family protein: MRVIRTKWMSGFLIIILSIGALSIQGCATIRSRNAVPMDFAGKVTVNGMPDIRSDIDNPDPIVMQKSLIDSFKQEGPVNFLGIKIYPVLAVSGGGANGAYGAGLLKGWSKEGSRPIFKIITGVSSGSLIALYAFLGKDYDDQLENFFTTISTKDIMRKNNLFKILFGDSLMSSAPMVKKISSIVDGKLMAKVAEEHKRGRRLFVGTVNLDAQEFVVWDMGALACKGGSDSLKMFRKILLASSSLPMTFSPVNFKVSSESGEVYDEMHVDGGTMRGVFYIDRLTKNMEGAAKLFGIDPSKYRPQIYVLSNSYMSPNRQQVKDSLVDISIRSLDTVVAAANNGDIYRLYATAKRRGLDFNLAYIPADFKPHPKELFDKQEMQRLFKRGYDDAVNGYKWHKTPPGYAAEDEGPEKTE; encoded by the coding sequence ATGAGAGTCATAAGAACAAAATGGATGTCAGGTTTTCTTATAATTATTCTTTCGATAGGCGCGCTGTCAATCCAGGGCTGCGCTACCATACGATCACGGAATGCGGTGCCGATGGATTTTGCCGGAAAAGTTACCGTTAACGGCATGCCGGATATCCGCTCTGATATCGACAATCCCGACCCGATCGTCATGCAGAAGAGCCTGATAGATTCATTTAAGCAGGAAGGCCCGGTTAACTTCCTGGGCATAAAGATCTATCCCGTGCTAGCTGTCTCAGGCGGCGGGGCTAACGGCGCTTATGGCGCAGGGCTCTTAAAAGGGTGGTCTAAGGAAGGTTCACGGCCGATCTTTAAAATAATTACAGGCGTCAGCAGCGGGTCGCTTATCGCTCTTTACGCGTTTCTAGGAAAAGATTACGATGACCAGCTCGAGAATTTCTTTACTACTATATCAACCAAAGATATAATGAGAAAAAATAACTTATTCAAAATTTTATTCGGAGACTCGCTTATGAGCTCCGCTCCTATGGTCAAAAAGATCTCATCCATTGTAGACGGAAAATTAATGGCGAAGGTTGCCGAGGAACATAAGCGCGGCCGCAGGCTATTCGTGGGGACCGTAAATCTTGATGCGCAGGAATTCGTCGTTTGGGACATGGGAGCGCTTGCGTGTAAGGGCGGCTCCGATTCGCTAAAGATGTTCCGGAAGATACTTCTGGCCTCAAGCTCCTTACCGATGACATTTTCCCCCGTAAATTTTAAAGTTTCTTCCGAGTCCGGCGAAGTTTATGATGAGATGCATGTGGATGGCGGTACCATGAGAGGGGTATTTTATATTGATCGATTAACAAAAAATATGGAAGGAGCTGCTAAGCTGTTCGGTATCGACCCCTCAAAATACAGGCCGCAAATCTATGTTTTAAGTAATTCTTATATGTCGCCGAACAGGCAACAGGTAAAAGACAGCCTGGTAGATATAAGCATACGTTCTCTTGACACGGTGGTGGCAGCCGCAAATAACGGAGATATTTACAGGCTCTATGCCACTGCTAAAAGAAGAGGCCTGGATTTTAATTTAGCATATATTCCAGCCGATTTTAAACCTCATCCGAAAGAGTTATTCGATAAACAAGAAATGCAGAGGCTCTTCAAGCGCGGATATGATGACGCGGTGAACGGGTACAAGTGGCATAAGACGCCGCCCGGATACGCAGCGGAGGATGAAGGCCCGGAAAAAACCGAATGA